One Salmo salar unplaced genomic scaffold, Ssal_v3.1, whole genome shotgun sequence DNA window includes the following coding sequences:
- the LOC123732512 gene encoding tripartite motif-containing protein 16 → MAQQGVLLDQDQFCCSVCLDLLKEPVTIPCGHSYCRSCIEDCWDKDVLKGVYSCPQCRETFTPRPNLRKNNMLADMVEKLRKTGLQAAPLPALCCAGPGDVACDVCTGTRKRKALMSCLPCLASYCETHLLSHYESPALKKHKLVKATAQLQEKICSHHDKLLEVYCRTDQQCICYQCVMDEHKGHDTVSAAAERTEKQRQLEMSQQKVQQRFQEREKELKELQQAVKSLKRSALAAVKDSDKIFTELIRSIERRRSEVKELILAQEKAQVSQAEGLLEQLKQEIAELRKRSTELEQLSHTEDHIHFLQSYQSLSSISVSSDLPSIVVRPLQYFGDVSKTVSELKEKLEDFLKGEWTKISSTVNIVDVVLPPEPKTREQFLQYSCQLTLDPNTAHTRLSLSKRNRKVTTTRKAQPYPDHPDRFTNYCQVLCREGLSGCCYWEVELRGDVDTAVSYKDISRTGSDGGFGHNNKSWSLLCCSGGYWFRHNNVETKVSGPQSSRVGVYLDHKAGTLSFYSVSDTMTLLHRVQTTFTQPLYPGFSLTGTAKLVKL, encoded by the exons ATGGCTCagcagggagttctgctggaccaggaccagttctgttgttctgtctgtctggatctactgaaggaaccggtcaccatcccctgtggacacagttactgtaggagctgtattgaggaCTGCTGGGAtaaggatgttctgaaaggggtctatagctgtcctcagtgcagagagaccttcactccaaggcctaatctgaggaaaaataacatgttggctgacatggtggagaaactgaggaagacaggactccaggctgctccccttcctgctctgtgctgtgctggacctggagatgtggcgtgtgatgtctgcactgggaccagaaagcggaaagccctcatgtcctgtctgccatgtctggcctcttactgtgagactcacctcctaTCTCACTATgaatctcctgctttgaagaagcacaagctggtcaaagccaccgcacaactacaggagaagatctgctctcatcatgacaaactgctggaggtttactgtcgtaccgatcagcagtgtatctgttatcagtgtgtgatggatgaacataaaggccatgatacagtgtcagctgcagcagagaggactgagaaacag aggcagctggagatgagtcagcagaaggtccagcagagattccaggagagagagaaggagctgaaggagctccaacaggctgtgaagtctctcaag cgctctgcacTGGCAGCAGTGAAGGACAGTGAtaagatctttactgagctgatccgctccattgagagaaggcgctctgaggtgaaggagctgattttagcccaagagaaggctcaagtgagtcaagctgaaggactcctggagcaactgaagcaggagatagctgagctgaggaagagaagcactgagctggagcagctctcacacacagaggatcacatccatttcctccag agttatcagtcactctccagtatcagtgtatcttcagacttacccagcatcgttgtccgtcctcttcagtactttggagatgtgagtaagactgtgtctgaactgaaagagaaactagaagacttccttaaaggagaatggaccaagatctccagtacag tgaatatagtggatgtcgtactgcctccagagcccaagaccagagaacagtttttacaat attcctgtcagctcacactggacccaaacacagcacacacacgcctctctctgtctaaaaggaacagaaaggtgaccacTACACGCAAAGcccaaccatatcctgaccatccagacagatttacCAACTACtgtcaggttctgtgtagagagggtctgtctggatgctgttactgggaggtggagttgAGAGGTGATGTtgatacagcagtctcatataaagacatcagcagaacagggtcagatggtgGATTTGGacacaataacaagtcctggagtttactaTGCTGTAGTGGTGGTTATTGGttcagacacaataatgttgagactaaagtatcaggccctcagtcctccagagtaggagtgtacctggatcacaaggcaggtactctgtccttctacagtgtctctgacacaatgaccctcctccacagagtccagaccacattcactcagcccctctatcctgggtttagtCTTACTGGTACTGCTAAGCTGGtaaaactgtag